The Gemmatimonadaceae bacterium genome contains a region encoding:
- a CDS encoding HIT family protein produces MIKLAHCTFCDMIHGAAEVSICHEDSRAIAFMDVQPVNNGHVLVVPREHYESINDIPRDLALHLYKLTLDLAPAIRRVAGADDLNVVVNSGEAAGQDEPHYHVHIIPRRQGDGFDIPLPFGGSQMPDRTILDAYAARIIAALRDPITAAAMDRTVAIPVFEESAPVRSRSERADTSHVRGPTSQADGWQPREGAHGEVVPESSSESKKPPGDE; encoded by the coding sequence ATGATCAAGCTCGCCCATTGCACGTTTTGTGACATGATCCATGGCGCCGCTGAAGTGTCGATCTGCCACGAGGATTCGCGGGCGATCGCCTTCATGGACGTGCAGCCGGTGAACAACGGGCACGTTCTCGTCGTGCCGCGCGAGCACTACGAGTCGATCAACGACATTCCCCGCGACTTGGCGCTCCACCTCTACAAGCTCACCCTCGACTTGGCGCCGGCCATTCGGCGCGTCGCTGGAGCAGATGACCTGAACGTCGTCGTCAACAGCGGCGAAGCCGCCGGCCAGGATGAGCCTCACTACCACGTCCACATCATTCCTCGGCGGCAAGGCGACGGATTCGACATTCCGCTCCCGTTCGGCGGATCGCAGATGCCCGACCGGACGATCCTCGACGCGTACGCCGCCCGGATCATCGCCGCTTTGCGCGATCCCATCACGGCAGCCGCGATGGATCGCACTGTTGCGATTCCGGTGTTCGAGGAGTCAGCCCCTGTGAGGTCACGTTCGGAGCGCGCCGACACGAGCCACGTTCGTGGGCCAACGTCACAGGCCGACGGGTGGCAACCGCGCGAAGGCGCGCATGGAGAGGTCGTCCCTGAGTCGTCCTCTGAATCGAAGAAACCACCCGGCGACGAGTAA
- a CDS encoding dehydrogenase E1 component subunit alpha/beta has product MATTTKAERKTTGLTREQLLDAYRTMYLSRRLDDRELQLKRQNKIFFQISSAGHEAVMTAAGLVFKPSYDWFYLYYRDRALCLQLGMTPEEMLLSAVGAANDPNSGGRQMPSHWGHKKLNIVSTSSPTGTQFLQAIGSAEAVVRASQLGMKDGFESDEVVLCTTGDGTTSEGEFWESLNGACNLRLPVVYLVEDNGYAISVPVEVNTAGGSISKLVASFPGLYIEEVDGCDLVASHAAMQRAVDYARQRKGPALVHAHVIRPYSHSQSDDEVMYRPPEERDADATRDPLTTFPAWLVEKGHATTEELEKIREEADAVVLAATDAALAATQPGPETVERFVYSPDVDPTSEQFDTEDDPQFSGNETTMVDLLNACMRDEMRRDEKILIFGEDVADVSREKYMGKVKGKGGVFKVTWGLQKEFGGSRVYNSPLAEATIVGRAIGLAIRGFKPVVEVQFFDYIWPAFMQLRNELATMRWRSNGDFSAPLVVRTTYGGYIRGAVYHSQTGASLFTHTPGIRVVCPATALDANGLLRTAIRCDDPVLFLEHKHLYRQTYNKAAYPGANFMIPFGKAKTVREGTDVTIVTYGATVQRSFAAANQLADEGLSVEVIDLRTLSPWDQDAVYESVKKTSRVIVVYEDSLSWGYGAEIVARIADDCFPWLDAPVKRVASADTFVGYAPRLEDAILPQVDDVKRACLEIARF; this is encoded by the coding sequence ATGGCCACAACGACCAAAGCCGAGCGCAAGACCACCGGATTGACGCGCGAACAGCTCCTGGACGCGTATCGCACGATGTACCTGTCGCGCCGCCTCGACGACCGCGAGCTACAGCTCAAGCGCCAGAACAAGATTTTCTTCCAGATCTCGAGCGCGGGCCACGAGGCCGTGATGACCGCCGCCGGACTGGTGTTCAAGCCCTCGTACGACTGGTTCTACCTCTACTACCGCGACCGCGCGCTCTGTCTCCAGCTCGGCATGACGCCGGAGGAGATGCTGCTGTCGGCCGTTGGCGCGGCGAACGATCCCAACTCCGGTGGCCGCCAGATGCCGAGCCACTGGGGACACAAGAAGCTCAACATCGTCTCCACCTCGTCGCCGACCGGAACGCAGTTCCTGCAGGCGATCGGTTCCGCTGAAGCCGTAGTCCGAGCCAGCCAGCTCGGCATGAAGGACGGGTTCGAGTCGGATGAAGTCGTGCTGTGCACCACCGGCGACGGCACGACGAGCGAAGGCGAGTTCTGGGAGTCGCTCAACGGCGCGTGCAATCTCAGGCTGCCCGTCGTCTACCTCGTCGAAGACAACGGCTACGCGATCTCCGTCCCGGTCGAGGTCAACACCGCCGGCGGCAGCATCTCGAAGCTCGTCGCGTCGTTCCCCGGCCTCTACATCGAGGAAGTCGACGGCTGCGACCTCGTGGCGAGTCATGCGGCGATGCAGCGCGCCGTCGACTACGCGCGGCAGCGAAAAGGGCCGGCGCTCGTCCACGCGCACGTGATTCGTCCGTACTCGCACTCGCAGTCGGACGACGAGGTGATGTACCGGCCGCCCGAGGAGCGCGACGCCGACGCGACCCGCGATCCGCTCACGACCTTCCCCGCCTGGCTCGTCGAGAAGGGGCACGCGACCACAGAGGAGCTCGAGAAGATTCGCGAAGAGGCCGACGCGGTCGTGTTGGCCGCCACCGACGCCGCGCTCGCCGCCACGCAGCCCGGCCCGGAGACCGTCGAGCGCTTCGTCTACTCGCCCGACGTCGATCCGACGAGCGAGCAGTTCGACACGGAGGACGACCCGCAGTTCTCGGGCAACGAGACGACGATGGTCGATCTCCTCAACGCCTGCATGCGCGACGAGATGCGGCGCGATGAGAAGATTCTCATCTTCGGCGAAGACGTCGCCGACGTGTCGCGCGAAAAGTACATGGGCAAGGTCAAGGGCAAAGGGGGCGTGTTCAAGGTGACGTGGGGACTCCAGAAGGAGTTCGGCGGCTCACGCGTCTACAACTCGCCGCTCGCCGAGGCCACGATCGTCGGGCGCGCCATCGGGTTGGCGATTCGCGGATTCAAGCCGGTCGTCGAAGTCCAGTTCTTCGACTACATCTGGCCCGCGTTCATGCAGCTCCGCAACGAGCTGGCGACGATGCGCTGGCGCTCGAACGGCGACTTCTCGGCGCCGCTCGTCGTGCGGACGACGTACGGCGGATACATCCGCGGCGCGGTCTACCATTCGCAGACCGGCGCGTCGTTGTTCACGCACACGCCGGGCATTCGCGTCGTGTGTCCCGCGACGGCGCTCGACGCCAACGGCCTGTTGCGCACGGCGATTCGCTGCGACGACCCGGTGCTCTTCCTCGAGCACAAGCATCTCTACCGGCAGACGTACAACAAGGCCGCGTATCCGGGCGCCAACTTCATGATTCCGTTCGGCAAGGCGAAGACCGTGCGCGAAGGGACCGACGTCACGATCGTCACCTACGGCGCGACGGTGCAGCGCTCGTTCGCGGCAGCCAACCAGCTCGCCGACGAAGGGCTGTCCGTCGAGGTCATCGACCTGCGAACACTCTCGCCCTGGGACCAGGACGCGGTGTACGAGTCGGTGAAGAAGACCAGTCGCGTGATCGTCGTCTACGAGGATTCGCTCTCCTGGGGCTACGGCGCCGAGATCGTCGCGCGCATCGCCGACGACTGCTTCCCGTGGCTCGACGCGCCGGTCAAGCGCGTGGCGTCGGCCGACACGTTCGTCGGCTACGCGCCGCGGCTCGAGGACGCGATTCTTCCGCAGGTCGACGACGTCAAACGCGCCTGCCTGGAGATCGCCCGCTTCTAG